Genomic DNA from Vallicoccus soli:
ACACCTCCGCGTCGGCGCCCGGCGCCTCCGGCGGGTCGACGTACACGCACCCGAGCAGCTCGGTCTCGCCCTCGTCGAGCAGCGCGTAGTTGAACGACGCGTGCGCCTCGACCTCGCGCTCGTGGCGCGCCAGGTCCTCGCGGTCCTCCTCGCGGGTCATGTCCGCGGGCGGCCACCCCCACGCCTCGCCGTACGTCGCCCACAGCCGCTCGCGGCTGCCCATGACGGCGGGCAGGTCGATGTCGACGTCGTCGGCGCGGATCGGGCGCAGGTGCTGACCGGTGGGCAGGTCGACCCGCAGCGGGTGGTCCCAGCCCGCGGGGAGCCACGGCGCGGTGGCGCCGGGCGCGGTGCCGGGGGCGGTGGTGTCGTCGGTGGTGTCGTCGGTGGTGTCGTCGGGCACGTGGCGGGACGCTAGCGCTGTCGGTCGCGCGACGTAGGCTCGTCGCCGAGATGAGCACCCTCTTCGACGGCGACGCGCTGCTGCCCACGCTCCCGCCCGCGACCCCGACCGCGCGGGGGGACGGCCCGGACGGCGCGGACGGGCCCGGCGCAGGCGGCGACGGCGCCCGCGGCGGGCGCGCGGGGCGGCGGCAGGACCCGGCCGCGCTGCTCGAGGGGCTCAACGAGCAGCAGCGCGCCGCGGTCACGCACCAGG
This window encodes:
- a CDS encoding GNAT family N-acetyltransferase — encoded protein: MRVDLPTGQHLRPIRADDVDIDLPAVMGSRERLWATYGEAWGWPPADMTREEDREDLARHEREVEAHASFNYALLDEGETELLGCVYVDPPEAPGADAEVSWWVVDRLVGTDVERALDELVPRWLAEDWPLQRPRYVGRDLSWSAWVALARPDRQAQA